Sequence from the Seriola aureovittata isolate HTS-2021-v1 ecotype China chromosome 6, ASM2101889v1, whole genome shotgun sequence genome:
AGTGTTTCTTGTTGCATGCCGCATTTTATGTCTGCAAGAGCAACCGCACCTCATTGAACTTTGAACCCTCCTGTGTGAAAGCCTATACTCCTTTACGTTGGCTGTTTCTCACAGTCCAGCTTTTCTTATTGTGTCTTATATAAAAAGCTCCAAGGTTCACCTGCTACAAGGTTTACCTGAGGACGAGGAAAGGCAGAGGCTTTGTGTTACTGCTAGACTCAAATGGGTCACTGAATAACTTACAATGCGCTGGAACAGATCTTTACTTCGGGCTGCAGCGTGGTCGGCTTTGCTTTGCTTCGCTGTGGTTTGTCCCTCTGCTCAGAAACAGCCAAAGTGTTGGAGTGAGAGACAAACTCCGATCCGTCAGAGGACACACATCACGAAAAAGTTCTGTGATCCTTCCTTCAGCAACCAAACAGCAGGTGCTGTTACTCAGGTAATGCAGCTCTGTTGTTCATAGAGGTTTTTCTATCTTTGTTACCTTTTCTCATTTAGATGATGTTGGTGCAAAACAAGGTCAAGAAATCATTCAGATTGAATTTTTATTCTGATCAGAGATCATGTCATCTATAGCAAACCCCACATTCACTATCAGACATGCATTTTATTCTACCACAGGTATAAAAAAGCTCAACCTTACATGCTCAAACCTTCATCATGCTACATAATGGCCTTGAACTGTACATGCCATTTTATGCAACTATATCCGTTTATATCTCTATGCCTGACCTTGATTACTTTGTGATAACAGATTCCTCCAGACCAGAGGAGTTCTGGTGACGTGTTAGCTTGTGTTAACTCTCTGTGTCCGTACAGAAGTGCAGCTCTGGCTTCTACAGAGAATGGACTGGAGCGTCCCGGGGTCAGTGTGTCGCCTGCAGCTGCAACGGACTCTCCAATGAGTGTGATGAGCATACAGGGAACTGTGTGGTTGGtggtcactcacacacacacacacacacacacacgaacacacacacacacacacacactcacactcacacacacacacacacacacacacgaacacacacacacacacacacacacacacacacacacacacacacacacacacacacacacacacacacacacacacacactcacactcacactcacactcacactcacacacacacacactcacactcacacacacacacacaccaagacaGTGGCACATGTTCATTTGTTGATTGACAGCTAGTTGTGGCATGTTGTTCGTGTTGTGTCTCATCCAACTAACCTCCAGAACTGTCAGTTCAACACCATTGGTGACAGCTGTGAGCGGTGTGAAGTGGGTTACCACGGAAACGCAGCCAACAGGACCTGCCGTGCCTGTCCGTGTCCCCTCACATGGAACAAGTCAGTCTCTTCTTATTAACAgctctgatgttttttctacCGGATCAGTTTGAACATCTTATTTGTTGTGGCTCAGTTTCGCTCTGGCCTGTCGGGACGTCGGCTCGGGAGAAGTTGACTGCTTGTGTAAACGTGGTTACACCGGAGACAGATGTGAGAGGTTTGTTTGCTGCTCAGTGAGCGACACACACAACCAACCAtgtacattatttacatttcagcGTTATTGTCATCACGTGCATCCTTACCCCTGTTGTCCACTGCTCAACgacacacacattattttagTAAGTAGGTCTGTCactaaaagtacaaaagtttAAAAGCAGCTTTTTCCTTCTCATTTGTCGTCTCTTTAAGATGTGCACATGGTTACTGTGGCAACCCAATGGTGCAGGGAGGCAGCTGCAAGCCCTGCAACTGGAGGGACAGCATCTTGAACATGTGTGACTCTATAAATGCAggtaaatatacatttatagtGACTATGTGTTGAAGGGGTAAGTGATTTAATATTGCATTAGAGATATCCTGTGTTTCATCCTCTCCTTGTATTTACTGACAGGTTGTGACAGCTGCTCCTATTCTTTACTGATGGACTTGGACAAGAAGGACAATGATCTGGCTTGGCTGacgcagcagctgcagagcatcAGTCTTGACTCTGGTTCACACACGCTGAACATCTGGGAGGCTAACGTCTATGAATCCAAGGTACATACATTTTCCATAAAGACCttggcaaaaaaatttaaaaaatcacaaTTCCTGTTATATTTATATCACATGACACTGTTTCTTTCTGCTCACCGCTGCTGTTTTCCAGATCCTGGTTGGGAGCTACAGCGCTGCTGTGAGACACCTGGACCCAAAGGTCAAACAGCTGGAAGAAGATATGAATGTTGTTGGAGAGGACTTGAGTCACTTGATTGACGAGGTACATGGAGTGATTTTTCATGAAGAATCTGTCTTCTTTCTCTAGAGAGTGTAAACagtgaacagaaacacatgacaaGTCTTGacactgttttcattaaatttcCAGACTCTTCAAACTGAGTCACATCTGGAGAAGGTTTTGCAGAATGTGAATGGAGCCATATTGGAGGCAGATGATGAAGCTGCATCTCTCCTCACAGTAATACGAGGTACATCGTTCAAATATGACTGTATGTGTTCGCATTGTCTGAAGGTGATGTCACATCTCACATTAACAGATTTCATAAACACTCGTAGCATTGAGCAGTTTTCCTAAACTCTGGTCAGTAACGTCAGACTTTGTGGGACTTGTTCAGGAAACTGAATGAATAGTTCTGTCAGCAGTGAGTCTCTTACTGTCGGTTTGTCAGATTTGACAAAGCAGCTGTCCGAGGTGAAACCCGGAGGATCCATCACTCTCTCAGAGAACGACAAAGtcaggatgatggaggaggctCAGCGCATGGtgcaggaagtgagagagagaggctgcactGCTCAGAGAGCGAGCGAGCAGGAGGAGGCACGCAACTGTGAGAAGTTTTTCATTTATGACTTGGTTTGTCTCTGGTGGAAAGACTGTGTTCAGTTCATGGATAAAAAGGTGCAGAGGCGGGTCACACTGCTGTTTGGCTCCTCATCCGAACATGAACCAAAATTCAGTTCACAAACAATTATATTCTGCAACTTTTAAAGCTGCGACCATCGTAACTAACACATATGCTTTGTTTTTCGCTTCTCGTCTCGGTTcgatgaacaaaaacaacaaaactaaagCTGATCTGGAAGCGTAAGATTTTCAACCTTCCCACCAGAAGTGAAATGCaggaaaataacaatattttaaaaagacattttgggATATTCTCTTTAATGATTTCTTGTCAAGAGTTCGATGAGATGATGGATACCGCTCTCATGTCTGGACGGTacatatgaagctacagcctgcagctagttagcttagcataaagactgcaaACATAAATATCTATGGCTCTGTTTAATGGTAAATAAATCCACCTACTATCAACCGGGGGTCTTACATCCTGTCGTCACCGTGAGGTAGCAGGGCAATCAGCAGAGACTCTAGGAAGAGGACGAGATATAATGTTTATTAGTGAGTTTTAACCAAgtcttcttttcttccactcCTTTAAGGAAACATTaaagaaatagaagaaaaaaggaaccTCTGTCAATATTGATATCCAATAATTACTGTAGTGGCTATTTGTCTTCAAACTAATTCAAATATAACATGAAATCAAGAGGCCACTGATGCACCATGGGATGAAGATTACTCAGACAAAGGAATCCACTGTCCAAACAAAGCCATCGTGTTTGTCTTTTGATTTATTCAAACAAGCAGCGAACAGAAGAACAAGgattgtgtttcctgctgcctctcttGCTCTggttaaaaaaaccaaaaaacacaggcccaggtgcatgctggtcctaAACCTGCCTGCCTTCCTAATTAACCTCAGATACccaaatagataaaaaatactAACTATGCAAAAGAAgcaaataatataaacaaacaaacaaacaaacaaacaaacaaacaagtaacTAGCTTCAATCTGCACTTTCTCCTCAGTGTTGAACCTAATCAGGGACAACATGGCGGTTCCTATGGAAACCGTCCCGCCTGTCCTGAGCCAGACCTCGGACTCTCTGATGTCCTCGGACTCTGCCCTGAGAGATCTGTCCGGGCTGCTGTCAGAGGCGGAGGACAGAGTGGACAGGACACCTGGCCTCAACCTGAAGAGTCACGCCTCCCTACAACATCTGCAGGTGAGCTGAAACACAGCTTCAAATGTGTCGCGTCATACCGATGTCTTCACCTGTCTTCATCTGCCTCTCATCATCCTCCAGCATCTTCAGACTCAGATGGAGAGAGCGCGAGACACGCTCCTTCCTGCGACTGTAATGACAAAACATCTGTTGAAAAATGTCACCGACACCTTCTTAATGCTGGAGGAGATTAAAAAAGTAAGCTGGCGTCTTTCACCACCGCGACTCCACGGGACGAGTTTTGAAACCGCGCAAACTGAGTTTAGTGTGTGTGAATTGCAGGAGTTTGAGAATCATGCAGCTCCAGTAGATGGCGCCAGACAGGAAGTCTTTAGGAAGCTTAATATGATCCTCCACATCAGGGCCAAGGTGGATCTAGTAACCAAGGCTGAGGAGCGTGCACAGCAgcttcacacagctgcagcaggattTCAACAGTGAGTTTAAAGATGGAAAGAACGGGGgcacatgttgttttgtgtttatgttgacaTTAATACACCTTTCTGTGTGACGCAGAGCGCGTCATGACGCTACCAACAGCACTGAGCGGCTCCGCGTGCCGCATCAAGGAGCTTATAACAACATCATCAGTGTCATAGATGAGACGGAGATGGCAGCAGATCAGTccagagaggctgctgaaggAGCCTTAAAGGTAACTGAACACCTAAATGCTACaggtccatatagtatacaGGTAGATGTCCCGAtgaagccccgcccacctggacccagcGTCCAACTTtacaggatttgatttctctgagtgttttacctgagatctgcctgagagaggagatgtaaaactacactgagatggtttttggttcttaaaacaacagaTATATATCTTCTtctggatcaacacttcaaataaaacagtgtaaaatatggaacgTTTGAGTCAATGatgttttatcaaaaataatgatatgATTGTGTTCCTGTTAATTAGGATGTgaaggagggaggtgaggtCAACAGGGCTGAAGGACTCAAAGATAATTCAACTCATGTACAAGCAGAAGCCAACAACACTCAGAAGGACCTGGaaagtgtgtaaaaaaacatcacttatAACAAGCCACATAGAATTAtattaattttgaaaatattaaatgctTTTCCGTTTCTTTTGAACAGCGCTTTCACATACAGTGAACACCAGCAAAGGACGCGTCGAGGAGCAGAAGGGAAAAAGAGAATTGCTGAGAACGGTCATCTCAGCCGTCAGCGATGACCTCAAAACCATCAGAGGAGGTCGGTGGGTCGCTCAAAATCTGCTGCACAGGAGACAGGAAACATCAGGTTATGCAGAGTACCTACAAACACAGCAGGTCATCTTGGTGCTTTGATTTCAGACGACACAAAAGTCCTGATAGagtctgtgaaaacagctgccacGGCGTCGAACTCCACCGTCAGAAACATAACAGAGAGACTGAGGAACATCAGCCAGGAAGTGGAAAGAATAACGTCGCCCAGTGTCGTTGTGAACATGGAGGATAAGTTGACTGATGCAGAACGGGCATGTGAGTATTCAATGGTGCGAATGTGTCCttaaaatataacattacattttacccttctttatttttttttttgatatttgtttggtttgttttctgtgtttcagtggagAACTTGAACGCATCTCTTCCCGTGTTGACGAACACCCTCAGTGACGTTGAGGCGCTCATCAGGAAGGCACCCCCTAGTGCCAACATGACAGAAAGCATCAGGAGAATCAGGGACTTGATAGAGGAGACGAGAAACTTTGTCAACAGGGTAAGACGCTGCTattaatttgttgtttcttACCTGTCAGCTTTGATTTAAAGCAGCTATGATAAATACTTTTTGGCGACGACTGTGCAGCTTTTATAGTTAAgaaaagctgtgtgtttgtgtgagtgtctgaATGTGACTAAAGGACAAATCTAATGTCTTAAATCTTGTCTTCTCCAAAACAGAGGGACATCTGGCCAAAGggacattttgtgaaaaaaaacaagctagcTTAACGTGTTAGCTTTGATTTGACAGCTAACATGTGATACATGCTAAATACACTTAAAAGGTTAAAATTACTTCCGTCAAATACTTACTGTGGTGGGAATGACGGTGATACCGTGTGACCGCTGTATTTTGTGTCAAAATGAATGTTGACAACCGTCTCACAACAAAacctaaaatgtgttttgattatTTGAGTATTATTTTATTCAGGTACCTTAAAAGTTTTcagataaataatatttttaaactttaattgtTGAACCTTGTAAGTCTGAATGTGGGACAAGAGTAAAACAGTGACATTGAAGCTGATAATGGACGGATGGTAAGTTGGTTTTATTGTTACTCAACTTACTTTAAATCACTTAATTTGACCAAATGACATGAAAGCACTTGTCACCTGATCCTCTTACAGCTCTCCATTGCCACCACGTTCAGCGGAAAAGGTCATGTTGAGCTTCGTCCTCCGGAAAACCTGGAGGACATTAAAGCGTTTACAGCCGTCGATCTGCTTCTCAATCACCGTGGAAACAATCCCTCCAAAGCCGACCGCAGACGAAGGCGACGGCAAGACAAACGCAGAGATGTCAACCTCTTCGTTTTCTACTTGGGCAACAAGGACGTGAGTTTGCCTCCTTCGTTTATACAGAGAGTCGTACAGTCCTGTTCAGATCTCTGTCATTGCTCTTTCATTTCCAGGCGTCCGGAGACTACATCGGGATGGCGATCAGACACAGTGTGTTGATTTGTGTCTACAAGTTGGGTGGAGTCGTCCATCAGGTGGAAACCAGCCAAATAACAACAAGCACCAACGTGAACTCGTCAGACTTTGACAGGGTCGTCTTTCACAGGTGAGCGTGACTCTCTGAGGGGAACGTACTGCAACAGGTGTAATCACCGTGTTGATTATCTCCATGTTGACAATTCCTGCAGAGTTTACCAAGACGCCGAAGTGAACATCACCAAGAACTTCACATCACAGATGCCCGTCAGTCTCGCTCCTAATTATAACCTTCCAAACACCACGACCGGCGTCCTCGACCTGGATGTAAACAGTGTTGTTGTCTACGTGGGCGGCTATCCTGACGACTTCACGGTAACCTGCCACCGCCGCTCGTTCTTTAAATCTCAGATACACAACATCCAAAACCCCGAATCCTGACCCCCACCAAGACAAGAACAAACCATGAACATTTAAACGTATTATCTCATAATTTTGATATCATAACTCAAACTCCGAATGTTTGTGACTTCCTAAATCAAAATTCTTAATTACTGTTAATCATAAATTTGATCTCAtctcattattttaatttgttttaaaatgttttaaaattttaatttaggGTTAGTACTGCAGTTTGTACTTTGGATTTCCTAAGTAATAATTTTCATTATAACTTAATAACTCATTATTTTGACTTAGTAATTAATTATATCTTACAATCTCATAACTATGACTTAGTACCTGAtactaatttatttaatttttttatcatcCTCCTCTCGGCAGAAGTAAGATTCTGGATGTAACTGGCACAAACTATAAAGTCCCATTGAGCAATTAAGCGCAAAGATGAAGTTGGGGTTTTGTTTGAGTCCTTGAAATGAGTTTGGAGAATCATGAATGAGCAACATGGTTGTTCAGTGTtaactcattcattcatgacATGTTGGCATTCCTCCTTTAGCCTCCGCTGGAGCTGCGTTACGCCAAATACAGAGGAGCAATGAAACTCTCCTACATCAATGACAATCCTGTTTGCCTGTTCAACTACAAACACGCAGTCAACATGGATGCAAAGCAGCCTCATATTAAGTAAGGTTTAAAGCTGATCACTATGTGTACATagctttgttgttgtaattaCCACATagagaaataaagacataattctttatttgtttagGATTCCCCAGTCAGAGGTGTCTGATTACTACAACGGGGCAGGTTACCGCCTGGCGTTCATTAAGGAGCCGGACAAGAAAACGAGAAGATTGTtcagatttcacacaaacagcagagaggctgACGCCTTGTTATTCTACATTGGAGATGAAGTATGAGGTTTCTAGTTGAATTGAACAGATTTGCAGAAGCACCAGTCAAATACTCGGTCTACAAACAGATATATGATCGATGtcgtctctctgctgcaggagtCTTTTTTCTGGCTGCATGTGGAAAGAGGTTTCCTGGTGCTTCAGGGACGACAAGACGGTCGAGAGCTGCGAGCTCAGACGGCTGAAAAAGTGTCTCTCATCGTAAGATGATCAAAGATCAGTTACTTTCCATAGTGAACATTACGCAGTGCAAGCTGTCTGAATGCGTGTTCGTCTACTAAAAGCATGTTTCCTGTCTCAGGACAAATCCTTTGCGATCACGACTGCAGACCGGTTTATTGTGCAGTACGGACGGCAGCAAATCTCCACAGCTCACATTCCTACAAACTACAGGAGTTATTACGTGGGGGGTCTCCCAGCACGGCTCAGGCAGAGGTAACAGAACAAATCCGGCCCATACTACAGGAGATCTTAATGCTTTGCATGAAATGTATTTCCAGTGTTGCTACTATGATCCACCAAAGACAAAagtttgtgttcatttattgttaaaattaaaatcatttcagttGATTTGCCTCTTTCACCTGAACGTTGTGAACAGGTGAGAGAGGGGACCTGCTGATACTCTCTACTCTCTACTCCTTTCACATTTctttaacaaacaaatatttaagaGACTTCGATCTAATGCAAAGCTTTTTTGATGGTCTTATAAATCATTTACCAAGAAGTGAGCCCACCCCATGCAGCATCACAGCTTCAGCTCCTCGGGTTAACCTCCGTACTGTGTTTGAATGTCAGGCACAACATCACAGCTCCACCGCTGAGAGGATGTGTGGATCACCTGACAGCAGACGGGGAGATCGTGGAGTACAACAGGACGCTGGGTGTCAGTGATGGATGTCCCGTCCCACTACTGGTAAACTGCCAAAACGCAATGATATACATGACTGCGCTAAGTTTAATGTATTTGACTTAATGTTGCTTTAAAATGTCTATCACAGGatcaatacttttaaaaaaggactgaccttgaccttttgacctttgaccactaatcAGTTCGCGCTTGagtcaaaatgaatgtttactgagatatcgtgtccatgagaattgGTGACCCGAAAACTAAATGGCCTCCAGCTTtgactgtcgccggcgcggaggcataaaaatggagaATAAACTATTCTTATTAAACATAATGAAatgtcaaagaagaaaaagggaaacgGAAGAAGAATATTATTGTGAATTGgtaatgtacaaataaaaagtgaaattgaaAATCCTGGAGtgtaaattgaaaatgaaaatgtttaaattaaaagccaaagtttaaagtgaaactgaaactgaaaagtAAGTAATGGAGACTTCAGTATTTAGAAAGGAGTGTAATCGGTGTGTTCCTGGTTGTGCAGGGTGTCCGTGCAGCTCCGTTGTCCTCGGCTCTGTCCATCGATTCCCTGTTTGTTGAGGATGAACGGCCGGTCAGAGTCTCTCTGGGCTTCAGGTCCTCGGACAGACACGGTGTTCTGCTCAGCGCCAGCTCTCAGGTAAACCGGATCCAGCGTTTAAATGAGAATCAACTGATGGAGATGACTCTGTTACTACTCTCTGATCTTCTGGCAGGACCTTCGGCTGTCCCTGGCTGACGGCTGTGTCGTATTCAGCAGCAGTGATTTTACCTTGAAGTCTGATAAAAGATACAGCGATGGCAGCTGGCACTACCTGTCTGCAGTGAAGAGGCCCACAGGGTAAGATGAGTCCTCCTGCCAACACAAGCACCTTTACCTCAGTTAAAATCTAAAAAGCCCATCACTGAAGCCGTCATGATTTTCTCAGGTTGGAGCTCAGCATTGATAATGTGAAAGTGATTCAGGGACAATCACATCACGTCAGGCCAGAGCATCAAAACTCGCCTGGAGAGAAATTCAAAGCCTGGATCTCCAACCTTTATACAAGGAGGTTTGGAAATCTGTTAACGTTGTTTTAATGGTTCAGCTTTTTCCTAATGTTAACATCAATTAACGTTTTATGGAAATCTCTGACGCAGACCGGAGCTGAGCTTTATTCCTGTTGATCTGAGCTCATTCTCACTAACGGGAGACACAGTTCTTGGCCCGTCCGGTCTCCGAGCACCACAAGAGCATCAGAGTCACAAACCTGTGAGCACAACAAGCCGCCGTTCCTCCAGCACAGTGATTCTCCTCTTGCTTTTAGTGCTGGGTGGTGATACAGGTCATTTCTCTACCTGCTGTCAGGTTCAGCCTCCTGCACGCATCCCGTGTGGAAACAGAGGAGCGCACCGTGGTGAACACCAGCTCTACGACGAAGACAGCTGGCTCAGTTACACCCTGCCACAACACGACCTTAATTACAGGTTactttaaattcattcattcattcagccaaCCAACtatatattcattcatatgAAACTTCACCGTTGTGTCTCTCGCTTGCGTCTCAGGCCTCACTTCTCTCTCGACGTTAAGACCGAGTCGTCCAAGGGGCTGATCCTGCAGGTGGCGGGGAGGGGCGTCGTACCCCTGCTGGCACTGTTCATGGCCAACGGCAAGATCAAGATGTCGCTGGGACAAAACAGAATCATCCAGCACAGGCAGAAGAGTAACGACGGGACCTGGCACAGAGTAACTGACCGCTCGCTAAGCCCCTCCCCctttagttactgttgctaggCCTGTTGATGAGCAGTAGCTATAAtctaagctaatgctaactttaACTATGACGACGGTCTCCAGCTGAATTTTTAGTATTTCTAGATcatttgctttaaaacaaaaaccctgCAAAAGGATCTTTGATGtaactattttattttgaaaacgtGTCATTAGGTTACTATGCTAGTTAACACTAGCCTAgcatgggaaagtggtctcagacttttggatgTCACTGTTAGCCAAAAAGTTTTCTAGCTTCCAGGTTTGCTTGCTTTACTGTTTCTCCTGCTTTGATATGTTGAAGTTATTCAAATGTAAAGGAATGGATTCAAAATTCTTAAAACTGAAGAGTAATAACTGACCTTAATACTAAATGTGTCATGTTTAAGTTTACAGACATCTCTAATGGTAGTCTATAGGAGAAATCAAGTTAGTAAGCTGTGATTGGCCAATCACTGTTTGGGGGGGGCGGGGTTTTGTGAACAATCAATTACTGCACATATAGAGTTATATCATTTCAGTCTCCTGTACATTACAGTGATAGTGACCTCAAATCTGTTTTACTGATGTCTTTATGCTGACGACTTATCactttacctgtgtgtgtgtgtgtgtgtgtgtgtgtgtgtgtgtgtgtgtgtgtgtgtgtaggttgaGCTCAGTGTGGAGAAAAGCACTTTTCATCTGCTGGTTGATGGATTCCGTGTGACTGATGGTCACTTACCCGACAATGAGGGATCATCTCTGGACCTGCTCACCCCCGTGCACCTGGGAGTTGATCCCACAGGCAGAACCATCAAGGTCTGTATCAAACCTCCGTCACTGTCGGACCATTTATTAAACAGCCtgtcacacattttcacacacgACTAGGTTTGGGCCAATATTTGATAAAATCATGATATTTCGTGCCATAGacaacatttttcataattatgGAAAAAAacggttttgttttgtttttgtttttttgttcgaccctcatttctgctgtttagtggcagcatcgcctatacctgaaacataaaatacaagatcataattatatgtaattaaaaaacacctgaaactacaatattataattatgTTCCTCTGGTGAAAACATGTATAACCTCGATATTTGGTTGGACTgttttgagattttattttgaagagaccctctcttctctcctggtCGTCCCACAGGAACTTAACGTTCCCATGAACAGCATTACCGGCTGTATTCGGGATTTCAAAGTGAATAATATGGCTGTGGGGGAACCGCAGAGGAGCCACAAAACTCTACCGTGTCCCGACAGTCTCACAGAATTGGGGACGTACTTTGGCGGGGGTCACATTGTCTTAGGTTTGACGTTTCATTCTTTTGATCCTGATGTATTACAGGTTACAACAAACGCTCACGTCTAATGAATAATATGTCTGTTATAGATAattacttcagtgttggctCCCACTTTGTGTTGTCCTTCGAGCTGCGTCCTCAGTACCGGTCAGGTCTTCTCTTCCATGTTGGAAGTGACAAGGCCGGCCTTGATGTGTTCTTAATGGAAAACAAGGTAAAACCTTTCAGCGCTAAGAATTAAAAAGTGCATTAATTAAACAACCATGTTCACTGACTGCAGTCTTTTACCAGGTGGGTGTTAAAGTGGATAACGGCAGCGGCgctgtcagtgtctctgtgacGCCTCGTGGAAGCCTGTGTGATGGAAAGTTTCACATGGTTACAGGTATGACTCCACACGCTGACGTCACCTGATCATATGTGAGTGGCTCTAAATTTTAAATTCTTGTGATCTTGTCCATCAGTGTCCAAACAACATGAAGTTATCAAACTAGTGGTGGACTCCGTGTCTGAGCAGAAGGCCGTCCCCTTCGCGTCCGTGTCACACTCACAGGATTCACTTTACATCGGAGGTAAATCCATCAAACATTTCACAGAATgtcttttaaagaaaatcaactttttatgaaataaattcTGACcagattctttctttttctgcttttccttttctccatTCAGGGACAACGAAGTCCAGACATGTCCCCGTGTCCTCACCCTTTGTGGGCTGCCTGCGAAACATTAAGGTTAATGACTGGCCTGTTGCATCTGAGACACAACCCAGGGTGGTTGATCCCGTGAGCATCGATGGATGCCCCAAACACTGATGACGTCAAACCCACAAAACCCACATTCGAAATTCTGTTGCCACGTCAGGCAAGAAGTCACCAGCTGATGTGGAAGTGTCCATGAGGGAGACAGaactaaagtaaaaacattgttcTTGTATTAGAGTAGAACTAGTTAGTAGTAGTGTGTAGTACTAGTATGATAAGAGAAATGTTAAGAAGgtgtttgttttgctattgctacatagctaacgttagcattaacagactgtttacttaccagtctagaagcttcaaacttcattcctttactcaccaacatctgtatccagaggtggaaacaaacacccaAGTAAGAAAGCTATGAGATACAATataatagatttaaaaagctataacaacattagcaaacaagagagagagactgaataAAATACACTTCAGATCATGATTGCAACAATAAAAGTGACTAATGACTGAAAACCATATTTCATTAAAAGCcgagctgaagaaaaaccaccAGGAGCTGATTGTAGTTTTAGTGTTGTTattgacattttgcagttttctttgtactg
This genomic interval carries:
- the lama3 gene encoding laminin subunit alpha-3 isoform X2; the encoded protein is MVQGGSCKPCNWRDSILNMCDSINAGCDSCSYSLLMDLDKKDNDLAWLTQQLQSISLDSGSHTLNIWEANVYESKILVGSYSAAVRHLDPKVKQLEEDMNVVGEDLSHLIDETLQTESHLEKVLQNVNGAILEADDEAASLLTVIRDLTKQLSEVKPGGSITLSENDKVRMMEEAQRMVQEVRERGCTAQRASEQEEARNLLNLIRDNMAVPMETVPPVLSQTSDSLMSSDSALRDLSGLLSEAEDRVDRTPGLNLKSHASLQHLQHLQTQMERARDTLLPATVMTKHLLKNVTDTFLMLEEIKKEFENHAAPVDGARQEVFRKLNMILHIRAKVDLVTKAEERAQQLHTAAAGFQQARHDATNSTERLRVPHQGAYNNIISVIDETEMAADQSREAAEGALKDVKEGGEVNRAEGLKDNSTHVQAEANNTQKDLETLSHTVNTSKGRVEEQKGKRELLRTVISAVSDDLKTIRGDDTKVLIESVKTAATASNSTVRNITERLRNISQEVERITSPSVVVNMEDKLTDAERALENLNASLPVLTNTLSDVEALIRKAPPSANMTESIRRIRDLIEETRNFVNRLSIATTFSGKGHVELRPPENLEDIKAFTAVDLLLNHRGNNPSKADRRRRRRQDKRRDVNLFVFYLGNKDASGDYIGMAIRHSVLICVYKLGGVVHQVETSQITTSTNVNSSDFDRVVFHRVYQDAEVNITKNFTSQMPVSLAPNYNLPNTTTGVLDLDVNSVVVYVGGYPDDFTPPLELRYAKYRGAMKLSYINDNPVCLFNYKHAVNMDAKQPHIKIPQSEVSDYYNGAGYRLAFIKEPDKKTRRLFRFHTNSREADALLFYIGDEESFFWLHVERGFLVLQGRQDGRELRAQTAEKVSLIDKSFAITTADRFIVQYGRQQISTAHIPTNYRSYYVGGLPARLRQRHNITAPPLRGCVDHLTADGEIVEYNRTLGVSDGCPVPLLGVRAAPLSSALSIDSLFVEDERPVRVSLGFRSSDRHGVLLSASSQDLRLSLADGCVVFSSSDFTLKSDKRYSDGSWHYLSAVKRPTGLELSIDNVKVIQGQSHHVRPEHQNSPGEKFKAWISNLYTRRPELSFIPVDLSSFSLTGDTVLGPSGLRAPQEHQSHKPVQPPARIPCGNRGAHRGEHQLYDEDSWLSYTLPQHDLNYRPHFSLDVKTESSKGLILQVAGRGVVPLLALFMANGKIKMSLGQNRIIQHRQKSNDGTWHRVELSVEKSTFHLLVDGFRVTDGHLPDNEGSSLDLLTPVHLGVDPTGRTIKELNVPMNSITGCIRDFKVNNMAVGEPQRSHKTLPCPDSLTELGTYFGGGHIVLDNYFSVGSHFVLSFELRPQYRSGLLFHVGSDKAGLDVFLMENKVGVKVDNGSGAVSVSVTPRGSLCDGKFHMVTVSKQHEVIKLVVDSVSEQKAVPFASVSHSQDSLYIGGTTKSRHVPVSSPFVGCLRNIKVNDWPVASETQPRVVDPVSIDGCPKH